The Brassica napus cultivar Da-Ae chromosome C7, Da-Ae, whole genome shotgun sequence genome has a segment encoding these proteins:
- the LOC106418405 gene encoding long-chain-alcohol oxidase FAO3 — MGNHTDARNFGQREITAAEMESLASFCEAVLPPVPHPEELLGEDDHHPNKEALRSFYTTCGSQTPVARQTIDLIIKRGTMEAYLAARLVLFLLATRLGTLLICGTECLVSSWPFVEKFSELSLEKRERVLQKQFRNWFLTPIRAAFVYIKVAFLFCFFSRVSSNGENPAWEAIGYRVNLDENKPSETQKERPLEKGVVETMKETEQTLLESLTQKGLESDTDHDAIRIKCDAVVVGSGSGGGVAASVLAKAGLKVVVMEKGSYCTESDYPPFEGHGMEKLYENGGILPSIDGCLMILAGATVGGGSAVNWSACIKTPKSVLQEWSEDHKIPLFGTKEYVSAMDLMWKRMGVTETCEKEGFQNQVLRKGCENLGINVQNVARNSSEKHYCGSCGYGCRQGEKKGSDRTWLVDAVSHGAVVLTGCKAERFILENNGNKNRGGKKMKCLGVLAKSLNGNIAKKIKIEAKVTVSAAGSLLTPPLMISSGLRNRHIGKNLHLHPVLMAWGFFPDKESSSFKGKSYEGGIITSMSKVLSEDSEVRAIIETPALGPASFSVLCPWTSGVDMKKRMSRYSRTANLITIVRDRGSGEVKTEGRISYVVDKTDKENLRAGLRQSLRILIAAGAEEVGTHRSDGQKLVCKGVDEKSIEEFLDSVSAEEGPKAMTEKWGVYSSAHQMGSCRIGEDEKEGALDLNGESWEAERLFVCDGSVLPSAVGVNPMITIMSTAYCISTRIVKSMTTRGLSH; from the exons ATGGGTAACCACACAGACGCTAGAAACTTTGGCCAACGAGAAATCACGGCGGCAGAGATGGAGTCTCTAGCCAGCTTCTGCGAAGCCGTTTTGCCTCCAGTGCCGCATCCTGAAGAACTTCTCGGCGAAGATGATCACCACCCGAACAAAGAGGCTCTCCGGTCATTTTACACAACTTGCGGGTCTCAGACTCCCGTCGCTCGCCAG ACCATTGACTTGATCATTAAACGAGGGACGATGGAAGCTTACCTTGCAGCGAGACTAGTCTTGTTCCTGCTTGCTACTCGGCTTGGGACGTTACTCATTTGTGGAACAGAGTGTTTGGTCTCGAGCTGGCCTTTTGTCGAGAAATTCAGCGAACTCTCGTTGGAGAAGAGGGAAAGAGTACTTCAGAAACAATTCAGAAACTGGTTCTTGACTCCTATTAGAGCTGCCTTCGTCTACATTAAAGTTGCCTTCCTCTTCTGTTTCTTCTCTCGG GTTAGTTCAAATGGCGAGAACCCTGCATGGGAAGCTATAGGTTATCGGGTAAACCTCGATGAGAACAAACCTTCTGAAACTCAAAAAGAAAGACCTCTCGAGAAAGGGGTGGTGGAGACCATGAAAGAAACAGAACAAACTCTTCTGGAGTCACTTACTCAAAAGGGCCTAGAATCAGACACAGACCACGATGCCATCAGGATCAAATGCGACGCTGTGGTGGTCGGATCCGGTTCAGGAGGAGGCGTAGCAGCTTCTGTGCTAGCAAAAGCCGGTCTGAAAGTGGTTGTCATGGAGAAAGGAAGCTACTGTACAGAGTCAGACTATCCTCCTTTCGAAGGTCATGGCATGGAAAAACTATATGAGAACGGAGGGATCCTCCCAAGCATCGATGGATGTCTCATGATCTTGGCTGGTGCAACTGTAGGAGGTGGATCTGCTGTGAACTGGTCTGCGTGTATCAAAACGCCGAAGTCAGTTCTTCAAGAATGGTCTGAAGATCACAAGATACCTCTCTTTGGCACCAAAGAATACGTTTCGGCTATGGACTTAATGTGGAAGAGGATGGGTGTCACGGAGACTTGTGAAAAAGAGGGCTTTCAGAACCAGGTTCTGAGAAAAGGCTGCGAGAATCTCGGTATCAATGTCCAAAACGTCGCACGTAACTCCTCGGAGAAGCATTACTGCGGGTCTTGCGGGTATGGATGCAGACAGGGAGAGAAGAAAGGAAGCGACAGGACGTGGCTTGTCGACGCTGTGAGTCACGGAGCTGTGGTTTTAACTGGATGTAAAGCGGAGAGGTTCATACTCGAAAATAACGGTAATAAGAACAGAGGAGGCAAGAAGATGAAATGCTTGGGCGTGTTGGCTAAATCCTTAAACGGAAACATAGCCAAGAAGATCAAGATCGAAGCTAAAGTGACGGTTTCCGCGGCTGGTTCTCTTCTAACACCTCCGTTGATGATCTCTAGCGGGTTGAGAAACAGACATATCGGTAAGAACCTTCACTTACATCCTGTCCTAATGGCGTGGGGTTTCTTTCCGGACAAGGAATCTTCTAGTTTCAAGGGGAAATCCTACGAAGGCGGGATCATAACATCAATGAGCAAAGTGTTGTCAGAAGATTCAGAAGTTAGAGCCATCATAGAGACGCCAGCGCTAGGACCAGCCTCATTCTCGGTGCTATGTCCTTGGACCTCAGGGGTCGACATGAAGAAGAGAATGTCAAGATACTCAAGAACCGCGAATCTCATAACGATTGTTAGAGATCGCGGGTCAGGAGAGGTGAAAACCGAAGGCAGGATAAGCTACGTTGTGGATAAAACCGATAAAGAGAATCTCAGAGCAGGGCTTAGACAGTCGTTGAGGATACTTATTGCAGCTGGAGCAGAGGAAGTGGGAACTCACAGAAGCGACGGGCAGAAACTGGTATGCAAAGGCGTTGATGAGAAGTCGATAGAGGAGTTTTTGGACTCGGTGAGTGCAGAGGAAGGGCCAAAGGCGATGACGGAGAAATGGGGTGTGTATAGCTCAGCTCATCAGATGGGAAGCTGCAGAATAGGTGAAGATGAGAAAGAAGGTGCGTTAGATTTGAATGGAGAGAGTTGGGAAGCTGAGAGGCTGTTTGTGTGCGATGGAAGTGTGTTGCCCAGTGCTGTTGGTGTTAATCCTATGATTACTATTATGTCTACTGCTTATTGTATCTCTACAAGAATTGTAAAGTCCATGACCACCAGAGGCTTATCTCATTGA
- the LOC106416636 gene encoding phosphate transporter PHO1-like isoform X2 — protein sequence MVKFSKELEAQLIPEWKEAFVNYCLLKKQIKKIKISRKPKPASLYPIAHHPYCGLYLFQPVRNLARTFSDKLFSSSETPEILEVRRRKSSENGDDVEEIYQTELVQLFSEEDEVKFFFARLDEELNKVNQFHKSKETEFVGRGDILKKQLDILAELKQILSDRKKRNLSGSNSHRSLDSSARNSDFSAGELSETQSETSRTDEIIEALERNGVNFINSATRTKTKGGKPKMSLRVDIPDAVAGADGGGARSIATATSVLWEELVNNPRSGGGDFITRKKIQCAEKMIRKAFVELYRGLGLLKTYSSLNMIAFTKILKKFDKVSGQQASSSYLKVVKRSQFTSSDKVVRLMDEVESIFTKHFANSDRKKAMKFLRPHQQKDSHMVTFFVGLFTGCFVSLFSIYIILAHLSGIFTSGAQVSYMETVYPVFSVFALLSLHMFMYGCNLFMWKSTRINYTFIFEFSPTTALRYRDAFLMGTTFMTAVVGAMVIHLILRAAGFSANQVDTIPGVLLLIFICVLICPFDAFYRPTRFCFIRILRNIVCSPFYKVLMVDFFMADQLTSQIPLLRHLESTACYFMAQSFRTHEYNTCKNGRIYRELAYLISFSPYFWRAMQCIRRWWDESNTDHLVNMGKYVSAMVAAGVRITYARESTNLWLIAVLVSSVVATLYQLYWDFVKDWGLLNPKSKNPWLRDDLVLKNKNFYYFSIAVNLVLRVAWIETIVRFRVNHVQSHLLDFLLASLEVIRRGHWNFYRVENEHLNNVGHFRAVKTVPLPFRDMDSDD from the exons ATGGTGAAGTTCTCCAAGGAGTTAGAAGCTCAACTCATACCGGAGTGGAAAGAGGCCTTTGTTAATTATTGTCtactaaaaaaacaaatcaagaaaaTCAAAATCTCTCGTAAACCAAAACCGGCTTCTCTTTACCCCATTGCTCATCATCCTTATTGTGGTCTATATCTGTTCCAGCCGGTTCGCAACTTGGCAAGGACCTTCTCGGATAAACTGTTTTCCTCCTCAGAAACACCAGAGATTCTTGag GTGAGGAGAAGAAAAAGCTCAGAAAATGGGGATGATGTCGAGGAAATTTACCAAACTGAGCTTGTTCAGTTGTTTTCCGAAGAAGACGAG GTTAAATTCTTCTTCGCAAGATTGGATGAAGAGCTAAACAAAGTGAATCAGTTTCACAAGTCCAAAGAGACAGAATTTGTAGGAAGAGGAGATATTCTCAAGAAACAGTTAGACATTCTTGCAGAACTCAAACAGATCCTAAGTGATCGGAAGAAGAGAAACCTTTCTGGTTCAAATTCACATCGCTCCTTAGATTCTTCTGCGCGAAACTCTGATTTCTCTGCAG GAGAATTAAGTGAGACACAAAGTGAAACATCAAGAACTGACGAAATCATAGAGGCATTGGAGAGGAACGGTGTGAATTTCATAAACTCTGCAACGAGGACCAAAACAAAAGGAGGCAAACCCAAAATGTCTCTCCGTGTCGACATTCCAGACGCCGTGGCCGGAGCTGACGGTGGCGGTGCAAGATCCATCGCAACGGCCACATCGGTTCTCTGGGAGGAGCTTGTTAACAACCCGAGAAGCGGCGGAGGGGATTTCATCACCCGGAAGAAGATTCAATGCGCAGAGAAGATGATACGTAAAGCCTTTGTTGAGCTCTACAGAGGTCTTGGCTTGTTGAAGACTTACAG TTCATTGAACATGATAgcttttacaaaaatattgaagaaaTTCGACAAG GTTTCTGGTCAGCAAGCATCATCAAGTTATCTTAAAGTCGTAAAGAGATCGCAATTTACCAGCTCTGATAAG gTGGTAAGACTCATGGACGAAGTGGAGTCCATATTCACAAAGCACTTCGCAAACAGTGACAGGAAAAAGGCCATGAAATTCTTGAGACCCCACCAGCAGAAAGATTCTCACATGGTCACTTTCTTTGTTG GATTATTCACAGGTTGCTTTGTCTCACTGTTTAGTATTTACATAATACTAGCCCATCTTTCTGGAATATTCACGTCTGGTGCTCAAGTTTCATATATGGAGACTGTTTATCCTGTTTTCAg TGTTTTTGCGTTGCTGAGTCTGCACATGTTCATGTACGGATGCAATCTGTTTATGTGGAAGAGCACGAGGATAAACTACACGTTTATATTCGAGTTCTCACCAACCACAGCGTTGCGTTACCGAGATGCGTTTCTCATGGGAACAACGTTTATGACCGCAGTCGTGGGTGCTATGGTCATCCATCTCATCCTCCGTGCCGCCGGTTTCTCGGCCAACCAAGTCGATACAATTCCTGGCGTCCTCCTCCTG ATATTCATTTGTGTGTTGATATGCCCCTTCGACGCATTTTATCGGCCAACAAGATTCTGCTTCATTCGAATATTACGGAACATCGTTTGCTCACCTTTCTACAAG GTTTTGATGGTTGACTTTTTCATGGCTGATCAACTTACTAGCCAG attcctttgctgagaCATTTAGAGTCAACTGCGTGTTACTTCATGGCTCAAAGCTTTCGAACACACGAATACAACACCTGCAAAAACGGAAGAATCTACAGAGAACTTGCTTATTTAATCTCTTTCTCACCTTACTTCTGGCGTGCCATGCAA TGCATAAGGAGATGGTGGGACGAATCAAACACTGACCACTTAGTCAACATGGGGAAATACGTTTCAGCAATGGTTGCAGCCGGAGTCCGCATAACCTATGCAAGAGAAAGCACCAACTTGTGGTTGATCGCCGTGCTTGTAAGCTCGGTGGTGGCCACGCTTTACCAGTTATACTGGGACTTTGTCAAGGATTGGGGtcttttaaaccctaaatccaaaaatcCATGGCTAAGGGACGATCTTGTTCTCAAGAACAAGAACTTCTACTATTTCTCCATT GCGGTGAATTTGGTATTGCGAGTTGCTTGGATCGAAACAATAGTAAGATTCAGGGTCAATCATGTCCAGTCTCATTTGTTAGATTTCTTATTGGCATCCCTCGAAGTCATTCGCCGAGGCCATTGGAACTTTTACAG AGTGGAGAATGAGCATTTGAACAATGTAGGCCACTTTAGGGCAGTGAAGACCGTACCGTTGCCGTTCCGTGACATGGACTCGGACGATTAA
- the LOC106417997 gene encoding uncharacterized protein LOC106417997: protein MGQDYSYSQPSSSDEYDITSLIQAEAELYGDEAESNYHIAEPLQYQPQPECDEGILRICYCDGDPVVAISSTAKDPGRRYFTCPNVGDGDCHIWKWWDVPITEEMREFQTQLRQLKDQGFECEQKLVKLQKTVCELSKKKLGLITNAFAMEVCLVVSAVVFLGLAVMYMSGKLLSCAFGLVFMHFC from the coding sequence ATGGGACAAGATTATTCATACAGCCAGCCTTCTTCATCAGATGAGTACGACATAACCTCACTTATTCAAGCTGAAGCTGAACTGTACggggatgaagctgagagtAACTACCATATTGCTGAGCCGCTTCAGTACCAACCTCAACCCGAGTGTGACGAAGGAATCCTGAGGATATGCTACTGTGATGGTGACCCTGTTGTTGCAATATCTTCCACGGCTAAAGATCCAGGCAGAAGGTACTTCACCTGCCCAAATGTCGGTGATGGGGACTGCCACATTTGGAAATGGTGGGACGTGCCTATTACGGAGGAGATGCGTGAGTTTCAGACACAACTTAGGCAGCTTAAGGATCAAGGTTTTGAGTGTGAGCAGAAGCTGGTAAAGCTACAAAAGACTGTTTGTGAGTTATCTAAGAAGAAATTGGGGCTTATTACAAATGCCTTTGCAATGGAAGTTTGTCTAGTGGTCTCTGCAGTAGTTTTTTTAGGTTTGGCGGTCATGTATATGTCTGGTAAGTTACTCTCTTGTGCTTTTGGGTTGGTCTTTATgcatttttgttaa
- the LOC106416636 gene encoding phosphate transporter PHO1-like isoform X1 yields MVKFSKELEAQLIPEWKEAFVNYCLLKKQIKKIKISRKPKPASLYPIAHHPYCGLYLFQPVRNLARTFSDKLFSSSETPEILEVRRRKSSENGDDVEEIYQTELVQLFSEEDEVKFFFARLDEELNKVNQFHKSKETEFVGRGDILKKQLDILAELKQILSDRKKRNLSGSNSHRSLDSSARNSDFSAGSPGELSETQSETSRTDEIIEALERNGVNFINSATRTKTKGGKPKMSLRVDIPDAVAGADGGGARSIATATSVLWEELVNNPRSGGGDFITRKKIQCAEKMIRKAFVELYRGLGLLKTYSSLNMIAFTKILKKFDKVSGQQASSSYLKVVKRSQFTSSDKVVRLMDEVESIFTKHFANSDRKKAMKFLRPHQQKDSHMVTFFVGLFTGCFVSLFSIYIILAHLSGIFTSGAQVSYMETVYPVFSVFALLSLHMFMYGCNLFMWKSTRINYTFIFEFSPTTALRYRDAFLMGTTFMTAVVGAMVIHLILRAAGFSANQVDTIPGVLLLIFICVLICPFDAFYRPTRFCFIRILRNIVCSPFYKVLMVDFFMADQLTSQIPLLRHLESTACYFMAQSFRTHEYNTCKNGRIYRELAYLISFSPYFWRAMQCIRRWWDESNTDHLVNMGKYVSAMVAAGVRITYARESTNLWLIAVLVSSVVATLYQLYWDFVKDWGLLNPKSKNPWLRDDLVLKNKNFYYFSIAVNLVLRVAWIETIVRFRVNHVQSHLLDFLLASLEVIRRGHWNFYRVENEHLNNVGHFRAVKTVPLPFRDMDSDD; encoded by the exons ATGGTGAAGTTCTCCAAGGAGTTAGAAGCTCAACTCATACCGGAGTGGAAAGAGGCCTTTGTTAATTATTGTCtactaaaaaaacaaatcaagaaaaTCAAAATCTCTCGTAAACCAAAACCGGCTTCTCTTTACCCCATTGCTCATCATCCTTATTGTGGTCTATATCTGTTCCAGCCGGTTCGCAACTTGGCAAGGACCTTCTCGGATAAACTGTTTTCCTCCTCAGAAACACCAGAGATTCTTGag GTGAGGAGAAGAAAAAGCTCAGAAAATGGGGATGATGTCGAGGAAATTTACCAAACTGAGCTTGTTCAGTTGTTTTCCGAAGAAGACGAG GTTAAATTCTTCTTCGCAAGATTGGATGAAGAGCTAAACAAAGTGAATCAGTTTCACAAGTCCAAAGAGACAGAATTTGTAGGAAGAGGAGATATTCTCAAGAAACAGTTAGACATTCTTGCAGAACTCAAACAGATCCTAAGTGATCGGAAGAAGAGAAACCTTTCTGGTTCAAATTCACATCGCTCCTTAGATTCTTCTGCGCGAAACTCTGATTTCTCTGCAG GGTCTCCAGGAGAATTAAGTGAGACACAAAGTGAAACATCAAGAACTGACGAAATCATAGAGGCATTGGAGAGGAACGGTGTGAATTTCATAAACTCTGCAACGAGGACCAAAACAAAAGGAGGCAAACCCAAAATGTCTCTCCGTGTCGACATTCCAGACGCCGTGGCCGGAGCTGACGGTGGCGGTGCAAGATCCATCGCAACGGCCACATCGGTTCTCTGGGAGGAGCTTGTTAACAACCCGAGAAGCGGCGGAGGGGATTTCATCACCCGGAAGAAGATTCAATGCGCAGAGAAGATGATACGTAAAGCCTTTGTTGAGCTCTACAGAGGTCTTGGCTTGTTGAAGACTTACAG TTCATTGAACATGATAgcttttacaaaaatattgaagaaaTTCGACAAG GTTTCTGGTCAGCAAGCATCATCAAGTTATCTTAAAGTCGTAAAGAGATCGCAATTTACCAGCTCTGATAAG gTGGTAAGACTCATGGACGAAGTGGAGTCCATATTCACAAAGCACTTCGCAAACAGTGACAGGAAAAAGGCCATGAAATTCTTGAGACCCCACCAGCAGAAAGATTCTCACATGGTCACTTTCTTTGTTG GATTATTCACAGGTTGCTTTGTCTCACTGTTTAGTATTTACATAATACTAGCCCATCTTTCTGGAATATTCACGTCTGGTGCTCAAGTTTCATATATGGAGACTGTTTATCCTGTTTTCAg TGTTTTTGCGTTGCTGAGTCTGCACATGTTCATGTACGGATGCAATCTGTTTATGTGGAAGAGCACGAGGATAAACTACACGTTTATATTCGAGTTCTCACCAACCACAGCGTTGCGTTACCGAGATGCGTTTCTCATGGGAACAACGTTTATGACCGCAGTCGTGGGTGCTATGGTCATCCATCTCATCCTCCGTGCCGCCGGTTTCTCGGCCAACCAAGTCGATACAATTCCTGGCGTCCTCCTCCTG ATATTCATTTGTGTGTTGATATGCCCCTTCGACGCATTTTATCGGCCAACAAGATTCTGCTTCATTCGAATATTACGGAACATCGTTTGCTCACCTTTCTACAAG GTTTTGATGGTTGACTTTTTCATGGCTGATCAACTTACTAGCCAG attcctttgctgagaCATTTAGAGTCAACTGCGTGTTACTTCATGGCTCAAAGCTTTCGAACACACGAATACAACACCTGCAAAAACGGAAGAATCTACAGAGAACTTGCTTATTTAATCTCTTTCTCACCTTACTTCTGGCGTGCCATGCAA TGCATAAGGAGATGGTGGGACGAATCAAACACTGACCACTTAGTCAACATGGGGAAATACGTTTCAGCAATGGTTGCAGCCGGAGTCCGCATAACCTATGCAAGAGAAAGCACCAACTTGTGGTTGATCGCCGTGCTTGTAAGCTCGGTGGTGGCCACGCTTTACCAGTTATACTGGGACTTTGTCAAGGATTGGGGtcttttaaaccctaaatccaaaaatcCATGGCTAAGGGACGATCTTGTTCTCAAGAACAAGAACTTCTACTATTTCTCCATT GCGGTGAATTTGGTATTGCGAGTTGCTTGGATCGAAACAATAGTAAGATTCAGGGTCAATCATGTCCAGTCTCATTTGTTAGATTTCTTATTGGCATCCCTCGAAGTCATTCGCCGAGGCCATTGGAACTTTTACAG AGTGGAGAATGAGCATTTGAACAATGTAGGCCACTTTAGGGCAGTGAAGACCGTACCGTTGCCGTTCCGTGACATGGACTCGGACGATTAA
- the LOC125590467 gene encoding glutathione S-transferase T3-like, protein MDKNTSYVNLLFTQSQSSVDLDSPEPFWFGSQGSEEPVVEPVIESGGKERRKWSLEEDKILIGAWLNTSKDAVVSNEQKSGQFWKRIVAYYNASPHLVGTKPRELGQCKQRWARINEKISKFVGCYDAALREQRSGQNDDDVMKAALDYFYNDHGYKFSLEHGWRELRHDQKWCSTYLSNHGGKEKRKQVLEVDTEDEVGEPEARPVGVKAAKAASKRKKSGKEEGLSQIQSIMAVKEKLSKQKLLERLLGKKEPLTEMKTSLKLKLMSEMLG, encoded by the exons ATGGATAAGAACACTAGTTATGTTAATCTACTGTTTACTCAATCTCAATCTTCAGTTGACCTTGATTCACCTGAACCTTTTTGGTTCGGTAGCCAAGGTTCTGAGGAGCCTGTTGTCGAGCCTGTTATCGAGTCTGGTGGGAAGGAGAGGAGGAAATGGTCTCTGGAGGAGGATAAAATACTTATTGGTGCTTGGCTTAACACCAGTAAGGATGCGGTGGTGAGCAATGAGCAGAAATCTGGACAGTTCTGGAAGAGGATTGTTGCCTACTACAACGCAAGTCCTCACCTCGTTGGGACAAAACCTAGAGAGCTTGGTCAGTGCAAGCAGAGGTGGGCTAGGATTAACGAGAAAATCTCCAAGTTCGTTGGGTGCTATGATGCGGCTCTGAGGGAGCAGAGAAGTGGtcaaaatgatgatgatgtgatgaaagctGCACTAGACTACTTCTACAATGATCACGGTTACAAGTTCAGTCTGGAACATGGATGGAGGGAGCTTAGGCACGACCAGAAATGGTGCTCAACCTATCTGTCTAATCACGGTGGTAAGGAGAAGCGCAAACAAGTACTGGAGGTTGATACAGAAGACGAAGTGGGAGAACCAGAGGCTAGACCCGTGGGCGTCAAGGCTGCTAAAGCTGCTTCtaagaggaagaagagtggTAAAGAAGAGGGGTTGTCACAGATTCAGTCCATCATGGCAGTGAAAGAAAAACTCTCTAAACAGAAACTGCTTGAACGTTTACTTGGCAAAAAAGAGCCACTCACTGAGATGAAAACATCTCTTAAACTCAAACTTATGTCTGAGATGTTGG GTTGA